A single genomic interval of Comamonas sp. 26 harbors:
- the motB gene encoding flagellar motor protein MotB, with translation MADKKLQPIIIKRVKKAAHVHHGGAWKIAYADFVTAMMAFFLLMWLLGSTAQGELQGIAAYFNSPLKVAMSGGSGAGNSSSIVPGGGNDLSKVHGQVRRSEADDNANRRSSQAMGRADESKRDAQRLHALKAKVEAMIASNSKLNEYRSQIRTEITQDGLMIQIVDEQNRPMFDSGSALVKPYMRDILREIGAAMGNAENSISLSGHTDAAPYGNADRGYSNWELSADRANASRRELVAAGMPMDKLARVVGMASSDPLLPEETRAAQNRRITITVLTKEAERRMLGQDKDRNTEQVASAEEAASTINKTKARPAAPSSVAQQSLGPKEEFVVTSPEVAPEAVEKPDNARPSP, from the coding sequence ATGGCTGACAAGAAGCTACAGCCTATCATCATCAAGCGCGTGAAGAAGGCGGCCCATGTCCACCATGGTGGCGCCTGGAAGATTGCCTATGCCGACTTTGTGACGGCGATGATGGCGTTCTTCTTGCTGATGTGGCTGCTGGGATCGACCGCTCAGGGCGAGCTGCAAGGCATTGCGGCGTATTTCAATTCACCGCTGAAGGTGGCCATGTCGGGCGGCAGTGGAGCAGGCAATAGCTCCAGCATCGTGCCCGGTGGCGGCAACGACTTATCCAAGGTTCACGGCCAGGTGCGTCGCTCGGAAGCGGATGACAACGCCAACCGACGCTCCAGCCAGGCTATGGGGCGCGCTGATGAGTCCAAGCGGGATGCCCAGCGCCTGCATGCGCTCAAGGCCAAAGTGGAGGCGATGATTGCCAGCAATTCCAAGCTCAACGAATACCGCTCGCAAATCCGCACCGAGATCACCCAGGACGGACTGATGATCCAGATCGTTGACGAGCAAAACCGTCCCATGTTCGACAGCGGCAGCGCCTTGGTCAAACCTTATATGCGCGACATTCTTCGAGAAATTGGCGCAGCCATGGGTAATGCGGAGAACAGCATCAGTCTCTCTGGCCACACCGATGCAGCGCCCTACGGCAATGCCGACCGTGGCTATAGCAACTGGGAGTTGTCCGCCGACCGTGCCAATGCGTCGCGCCGCGAACTGGTGGCCGCAGGCATGCCTATGGACAAGCTGGCGCGCGTGGTGGGCATGGCCAGCAGCGACCCCTTGCTGCCCGAGGAAACGCGCGCCGCGCAGAACCGCCGCATCACGATTACTGTGCTGACCAAGGAAGCCGAGCGCCGCATGCTGGGTCAGGACAAGGATCGCAACACGGAGCAGGTAGCCAGCGCCGAAGAGGCTGCCAGCACTATCAACAAGACCAAGGCAAGACCTGCTGCACCCAGCTCGGTCGCCCAGCAGTCTTTGGGGCCC